The Lycium ferocissimum isolate CSIRO_LF1 chromosome 10, AGI_CSIRO_Lferr_CH_V1, whole genome shotgun sequence genome window below encodes:
- the LOC132032477 gene encoding calcium-binding protein CP1-like, with protein sequence MCPTGSALHSKATGKPNLRSAFDVLDVDRDGKISTNDLRTSYGEFLGDSEDDVIGTMMTVADSNKDGYVEFEEFQKVLDSSRRVNVMEDVFKVMDKDGDGKVGVEDLKSYLNCAGLQVDDDDVKAMIKLGRGNNDENGGVTYEGFLKILSL encoded by the coding sequence ATGTGTCCAACGGGAAGTGCTTTGCATTCTAAGGCCACAGGAAAGCCAAATCTCCGGTCAGCATTCGACGTTTTAGACGTTGACCGTGATGGTAAGATAAGCACCAACGATCTCCGAACATCATACGGCGAATTCCTCGGAGATTCCGAGGATGACGTCATTGGTACGATGATGACGGTTGCAGATTCCAACAAAGACGGGTACGTGGAATTCGAGGAATTCCAGAAGGTTCTAGATAGTTCTAGAAGGGTGAATGTAATGGAAGATGTTTTCAAGGTGATGGATAAAGATGGTGATGGCAAAGTTGGGGTTGAGGATCTGAAGAGTTATTTGAATTGTGCTGGGCTTcaagttgatgatgatgatgttaaggCTATGATTAAATTGGGCCGTGGTAATAATGATGAAAATGGTGGTGTTACCTATGAAGGGTTTCTCAAGATTTTGTCTCTTTGA
- the LOC132032478 gene encoding calcium-binding protein CP1-like: MCPTGSVLHSATTGKPNLRSAFDVLDVDRDGKISTNDLRTSYGGFLGNSEDDVIGTMMTVADSNKDGYVEFEEFQKVLDNSRRVNVMEDVFKVMDKDGDGQVGAEDLKSYLNFAGLQADDDDVKAMIKLGRGDNDENGGVTYEGFLKILSL, encoded by the coding sequence atgtgtccAACAGGAAGTGTTTTACATTCTGCAACCACCGGGAAGCCAAATCTCCGGTCAGCATTCGACGTTTTAGACGTTGACCGTGATGGTAAGATAAGCACCAACGATCTCCGAACATCATACGGTGGGTTCCTCGGAAATTCCGAGGATGACGTCATTGGTACGATGATGACGGTTGCAGATTCCAACAAAGATGGGTACGTGGAATTCGAGGAATTCCAGAAGGTTCTGGATAATTCTAGAAGGGTGAATGTAATGGAAGATGTTTTCAAGGTGATGGATAAAGATGGTGATGGCCAAGTTGGGGCTGAGGATCTTAAGAGTTATCTGAATTTTGCTGGGCTTCAagctgatgatgatgatgttaaggCCATGATTAAATTGGGCCGTGGTGATAATGATGAAAATGGTGGTGTTACCTATGAAGGTTTTCTCAAGATTTTGTCTCTTTGA